The following are encoded together in the Streptomyces tendae genome:
- a CDS encoding IS5 family transposase (programmed frameshift) produces MIRRHELSDAEWEFVRPLLPESLRGRKRLDDRTVLNGIVWKFRTGTAWRDVPERYGSWATLPTRFRRWAKDGTFERMLRAAQAKADAPGDIEWLVSVDSTIVRPGPPARGRSAKRGLRTPGLGRSRGGLTSKIHLACDAVGRPLAFTVTGGNTNDCTQFTAVMQAIRVPRLGPGRPRVRPDHVIGDKGYSSKPIRTWLRRRNIRHTIPERSDQIRNRLRRGSRDGRPPAFDNQVYKRRNVVEQCFNRLKQWRGIATRYDKTAESYQAAVTLAALLMWA; encoded by the exons GTGATACGTCGCCATGAACTGTCGGATGCCGAGTGGGAGTTCGTCCGGCCGCTGCTGCCCGAGTCGCTGCGGGGCAGGAAGCGGTTGGACGACCGTACGGTGCTCAACGGGATCGTGTGGAAGTTCCGTACCGGGACCGCTTGGCGGGACGTGCCCGAGCGGTACGGTTCCTGGGCCACGCTGCCCACCCGCTTCCGCCGGTGGGCCAAGGACGGCACCTTCGAGCGCATGCTCCGGGCCGCTCAGGCCAAGGCCGACGCAC CCGGGGACATCGAGTGGCTCGTGTCGGTCGACTCCACGATCGTCCGTCCGGGCCCACCAGCACGCGGCCGGAGCGCGAAAAGAGGGCTCCGCACCCCGGGACTCGGCCGGTCCAGAGGCGGCCTGACCAGCAAAATCCACCTGGCCTGCGACGCTGTGGGGCGACCGCTCGCCTTCACCGTCACCGGCGGGAACACCAACGACTGCACGCAGTTCACCGCCGTGATGCAGGCGATCCGGGTGCCCCGGCTCGGGCCGGGACGGCCCCGGGTCCGCCCCGACCACGTCATCGGCGACAAGGGCTACAGCTCCAAACCCATACGCACCTGGCTGCGGCGACGCAACATCCGGCACACCATCCCGGAACGGTCCGACCAAATCCGCAACCGGCTCCGACGCGGCAGCCGTGACGGACGTCCGCCGGCCTTCGACAACCAGGTCTACAAGCGGCGCAACGTCGTCGAGCAGTGCTTCAACCGCCTCAAACAGTGGCGCGGCATCGCCACTCGCTACGACAAGACCGCCGAGTCCTACCAAGCAGCCGTCACCCTCGCAGCCCTGCTGATGTGGGCGTGA
- a CDS encoding DsbA family oxidoreductase — protein MTTDQNTAPTPTPTSTPSAGIDPIRVDVWSDIACPWCYIGKRKFEKALTVTGIPVEIEYHAYELAPDLPEEFEGSEQDYLEIRGFTADQVQPLLSRIVAAAKAVGLDFNYDILRHTNMLKGHQLIRWAKAEGHQLDMVERILAAHFEEGRHVGRDEDLAELAAEIGLDREKALSALREGRYADDVRADEAKARQLGIQSVPFYVFENTYGVAGAQDPAAFADILRQLAEKKQETTQ, from the coding sequence ATGACCACTGACCAGAACACTGCCCCCACACCGACACCCACATCCACGCCCTCGGCTGGGATCGATCCGATCCGAGTCGATGTGTGGTCGGACATCGCTTGCCCCTGGTGCTACATCGGTAAGCGGAAGTTTGAAAAGGCTCTGACCGTAACCGGCATCCCGGTGGAGATCGAGTACCACGCGTATGAACTCGCGCCGGATCTGCCAGAGGAGTTCGAGGGAAGCGAGCAGGACTACCTGGAGATCCGCGGATTCACGGCCGATCAGGTTCAGCCCCTGCTCTCCAGGATCGTTGCCGCGGCAAAGGCTGTTGGACTGGACTTCAACTACGACATCCTCCGGCACACGAACATGCTCAAGGGACATCAGCTGATCCGGTGGGCCAAGGCGGAGGGGCACCAGCTCGACATGGTCGAACGAATCCTCGCCGCTCACTTCGAGGAGGGGCGACACGTCGGCCGGGACGAGGATCTCGCCGAGCTCGCTGCAGAGATAGGACTCGACCGCGAGAAGGCGCTCAGCGCACTCAGGGAGGGCCGGTATGCCGACGATGTACGGGCCGACGAAGCCAAGGCACGACAGCTCGGGATCCAGAGCGTCCCCTTCTACGTGTTCGAGAACACCTATGGAGTCGCAGGAGCACAGGATCCAGCGGCATTCGCCGACATCCTGCGCCAGCTAGCCGAGAAGAAGCAGGAGACCACTCAATGA
- a CDS encoding MFS transporter, which produces MTKVQDPIVRAPGQDRLPIAALISLFMAGFITTLTEALPAGVLPQMSDALGVSESMAGQTVTIYAVATLLTAIPVAVATTNWPRRHLLVVALIGFLVANLVTAVSVNYTITMVARFVAGAASGVTWSILGGYAQRITPDALKGRAMAFAFAGTPVALALGVPVGAFLGQIVGWQLTFGLMSVLAALLIAWTMWKLPNVPGQKAAERLPLPHLLRIRGLRTILIVTGVYVLAHTILYTYIAPVLAGVGLEDQVQWILLAFGVASILSIWLTGLFVDRHHRRLVILSTVFFAVAAVALTLWSENVVVDYVAVTAWGSRSAGPRPCSRAR; this is translated from the coding sequence ATGACCAAGGTTCAGGACCCGATAGTGAGGGCGCCGGGACAAGACCGCCTCCCCATCGCAGCTCTCATCTCGCTCTTTATGGCAGGCTTCATCACCACGCTCACTGAGGCTCTGCCCGCTGGGGTGCTTCCCCAGATGAGCGATGCACTCGGCGTTTCCGAGTCGATGGCCGGACAGACGGTGACCATCTACGCCGTTGCAACGCTGCTCACAGCGATCCCTGTGGCCGTCGCCACCACGAACTGGCCCAGGCGACACCTTCTTGTCGTCGCGCTCATCGGATTCCTCGTCGCCAACCTCGTGACAGCGGTCTCCGTCAACTACACGATCACGATGGTGGCGAGGTTCGTTGCCGGCGCAGCGTCGGGTGTGACGTGGAGCATCCTGGGTGGCTATGCGCAGCGCATCACCCCGGACGCCCTGAAGGGCAGGGCCATGGCCTTCGCTTTCGCCGGCACGCCCGTCGCGCTCGCCCTGGGTGTTCCAGTCGGAGCGTTCCTCGGTCAGATTGTGGGCTGGCAGCTGACCTTCGGCCTCATGTCGGTGCTCGCCGCGCTGCTCATCGCCTGGACGATGTGGAAGCTGCCGAACGTCCCCGGCCAGAAGGCCGCCGAGCGGCTGCCCCTTCCTCACCTCCTTCGTATCCGAGGCCTTCGCACCATCCTGATCGTCACCGGCGTGTATGTGCTCGCTCACACCATCCTCTACACATACATCGCACCCGTGCTGGCGGGCGTGGGGCTCGAGGACCAGGTGCAGTGGATTCTGCTGGCCTTCGGTGTCGCCTCGATCCTGAGCATCTGGCTCACCGGGTTGTTCGTCGACCGGCATCACCGCCGCCTCGTCATCCTGAGCACTGTGTTCTTCGCCGTGGCGGCGGTCGCGCTGACCCTCTGGTCGGAGAACGTGGTCGTGGACTACGTCGCAGTGACGGCCTGGGGCTCGCGTTCGGCGGGGCCGCGACCCTGTTCCAGGGCGCGCTGA
- a CDS encoding RNA polymerase sigma factor — MGPWLRTVVRNVCRAMLRRTSAVPLETDALVRLERSTAPDPAELIEQYALRDWIGTALAQLSPGLRLAMLLRYFTEIASYEDIAAVSAVPIGTVRSRLHQGRAKLAEALLAAADGAHGDMAALTGRHRGLGEEAMLAAHRGESASVLREHWSPKLEVVWPDGRRTGRDRLVGALGRDLSAGVRHSLVNVVAGGDVVVWEDAMRNPPEDPYHCPPGVTWVYFLDGGQASRLHLHHPRRPVSLKRCGGRRASGPGLCGPRYLFRGLAMGPPAFGSGMTSPLQEVSELPVADLHLDAVEVQHHRAVGEPVPVFGEPHQREPRQPPTGERRQA; from the coding sequence GTGGGGCCGTGGCTGCGCACAGTGGTGCGCAATGTCTGCCGGGCCATGCTGCGCCGCACGTCGGCGGTTCCTTTGGAGACCGACGCGCTCGTCCGGCTGGAGCGGTCCACCGCGCCTGACCCGGCGGAGCTGATCGAGCAGTACGCGCTGCGGGACTGGATCGGGACCGCCCTGGCGCAGCTCTCCCCGGGGCTCCGGCTCGCCATGCTGCTGCGCTACTTCACCGAGATCGCGTCTTATGAGGACATCGCCGCGGTGTCGGCGGTCCCCATCGGCACCGTCCGCAGCCGGCTGCATCAGGGCCGGGCCAAACTCGCGGAGGCCCTGCTGGCCGCGGCGGACGGCGCGCACGGCGACATGGCGGCGCTGACCGGGCGGCACCGCGGGCTGGGGGAGGAGGCGATGCTTGCTGCCCACCGCGGCGAGTCCGCCTCCGTCCTGAGGGAGCACTGGTCGCCGAAGCTGGAGGTCGTCTGGCCGGACGGTCGGCGGACCGGCCGGGACCGGTTGGTAGGCGCGCTTGGCCGCGATCTGTCCGCTGGCGTGCGGCACTCCTTGGTCAATGTCGTGGCCGGCGGTGACGTGGTGGTGTGGGAGGACGCGATGCGCAATCCGCCGGAGGACCCGTACCACTGCCCGCCCGGCGTGACATGGGTGTACTTCCTGGACGGCGGCCAGGCGAGCAGGCTGCACCTCCACCACCCCCGCCGACCCGTTTCGCTGAAACGGTGCGGAGGGCGGAGGGCGTCCGGCCCGGGTCTGTGCGGGCCCCGTTACCTTTTTCGTGGCCTGGCAATGGGGCCACCGGCCTTCGGGTCCGGCATGACTTCCCCCCTCCAAGAGGTCTCCGAGCTTCCAGTGGCAGACCTCCACCTGGATGCCGTCGAAGTCCAGCACCACCGGGCAGTCGGTGAACCAGTCCCCGTCTTCGGCGAACCGCACCAGCGCGAACCCCGTCAGCCGCCTACCGGCGAGCGCCGCCAAGCGTGA
- a CDS encoding IS5 family transposase (programmed frameshift), whose protein sequence is MVERLVPDELWELFQRVVPEAPTRPQGGGRRRHGDREVLAAIVFVATSGCTWQQLPSASFGPSGATAHRRFTEWSKARVWAKLHRLILDELGAPGELDWSRCAIDSVNMRAMKKGELTGPNPVDRGKYGSKIHLITERTGLPLSVGISGANVHDSQALIPLVQGIPPIRSRRGRRRRRPGKLHGDKGYDYNHLRRWLRDRRITPRIARKGTDSSQRLGRHRWTIERTMAWLAGCRRLHRRYERKASHFLAFISIACTLICYRRLAK, encoded by the exons ATCGTGGAGCGGCTGGTGCCGGATGAGCTGTGGGAGTTGTTCCAGCGGGTGGTTCCGGAGGCGCCGACCCGTCCGCAAGGCGGTGGCCGACGCCGACACGGGGACCGGGAAGTGCTGGCCGCGATCGTGTTCGTCGCGACGTCGGGCTGCACCTGGCAGCAACTTCCTTCCGCGTCGTTCGGGCCGTCGGGAGCCACAGCCCACCGGCGGTTCACCGAGTGGTCGAAGGCCCGGGTGTGGGCCAAGCTCCACCGCCTGATCCTCGACGAGCTGGGTGCCCCTGGCGAGCTGGACTGGTCCCGCTGCGCGATCGACTCGGTGAACATGCGGGCCATGAAAA AGGGGGAGCTGACAGGTCCGAATCCTGTGGACCGGGGCAAGTACGGCTCGAAGATCCACTTGATTACCGAGCGGACCGGTCTGCCCCTGTCCGTCGGCATCTCGGGCGCCAACGTCCACGACAGCCAGGCTCTGATCCCGTTGGTGCAGGGCATACCGCCGATCCGGTCCCGGCGCGGCCGACGACGGCGCAGGCCCGGCAAGCTCCACGGCGACAAGGGCTACGACTACAACCACCTGCGGCGATGGTTACGCGACCGACGCATCACACCCCGGATCGCCCGCAAGGGGACGGACTCCAGCCAGCGCCTGGGCCGACACCGCTGGACCATCGAACGCACCATGGCCTGGCTCGCCGGCTGCCGCCGCCTCCACAGACGCTACGAACGCAAAGCCAGCCACTTCCTGGCCTTCATCAGCATCGCCTGCACCCTCATCTGCTATCGCCGACTCGCCAAATGA
- a CDS encoding S8 family serine peptidase — translation MPSLNGEALRARKSEVAALCRTLTGRGAASRSTLSAASSKVEKIWLDGKVTASLDRSTAQIVAPSAWKAGHDGKGVTVAVRDTGVDATHPDLKDRVNTEKNCTDSPDTPLTGRATGRTWPRSSRAPGPVGRQVPGRRARSPAHHRRGARRLRLGQHLRYAVGRRPGAEVVDLILGAEDTPGDRPDGAGSELF, via the coding sequence ATGCCCAGCCTCAACGGCGAGGCCCTGAGGGCTCGCAAGTCCGAGGTCGCGGCACTGTGCCGCACCCTCACTGGCCGCGGCGCGGCCTCGCGCTCCACGCTCTCGGCCGCTTCCTCGAAGGTCGAGAAGATCTGGCTCGACGGCAAGGTCACGGCGAGCCTGGACCGCAGCACTGCGCAGATCGTCGCCCCCTCGGCCTGGAAGGCCGGTCACGATGGCAAGGGGGTCACCGTCGCCGTGCGGGACACCGGGGTGGACGCGACACACCCGGACCTGAAGGACCGTGTCAACACTGAGAAGAATTGCACAGACTCCCCGGACACACCGTTGACCGGGAGGGCCACGGGACGCACGTGGCCTCGATCGTCGCGGGCTCCGGGGCCCGTCGGGCGGCAAGTACCAGGGCGTCGCGCCCGGAGCCCGGCTCATCATCGGCGAGGTGCTCGGCGACTCCGGCTCGGGCAACATCTCCGGTATGCAGTGGGCCGTCGACCAGGCGCCGAGGTGGTCGACCTCATCCTGGGAGCGGAGGACACACCAGGGGACCGACCCGATGGAGCAGGCAGTGAGCTATTTTAG
- a CDS encoding ABC transporter permease — MTTTTNTRVNSGTVRPASRRGLRGVPWLVWRQHRTTFAVLLAVAVVVVAALLWLRGQLADALAVVATGDESPAAQRAVETSVARLQPAGLLLACFPLLTGVFVGAPLFAGDLENATAKLVGVQTRSRFQWVAAKLGMAALVTVLMALSTGLTMKSLWMVGHAHAQAPRFTDAVIFDTTGPVAVALALCGLLLGATAGLLLGRTLPAMVTTFGAMVALAITWSLVRPMFGTTTIVTTSGGHVNEADRPPLPVGSIEVDTSYIASNGSLHGWGACTDVADRVACLRNKGIVGWSMEYLPLSQLGPMQWAATGALSLLIVLVAALTVHAARRTLR; from the coding sequence ATGACCACTACTACCAACACCCGGGTTAATTCGGGCACCGTGCGTCCAGCGTCCCGTCGCGGCCTGCGTGGCGTGCCCTGGCTCGTCTGGCGTCAGCACCGGACAACCTTCGCAGTCCTGCTTGCCGTTGCCGTGGTAGTGGTCGCCGCTCTGTTGTGGCTGCGCGGTCAGCTGGCAGACGCCCTGGCAGTCGTCGCTACGGGAGACGAGTCGCCCGCGGCACAAAGGGCGGTGGAGACCAGCGTGGCAAGGCTTCAGCCCGCCGGACTACTGTTGGCCTGCTTTCCCCTGCTGACCGGCGTGTTCGTGGGTGCACCGCTGTTCGCCGGTGACCTGGAGAACGCCACCGCCAAGCTGGTCGGCGTCCAGACCCGTAGCCGGTTCCAGTGGGTCGCCGCCAAACTCGGGATGGCGGCCTTGGTGACCGTGCTAATGGCGCTCAGTACGGGACTGACCATGAAGAGCCTGTGGATGGTGGGCCACGCCCACGCCCAGGCTCCCCGCTTCACCGACGCGGTAATCTTCGACACTACGGGCCCCGTGGCCGTGGCCCTCGCACTCTGCGGACTTCTCCTCGGCGCTACTGCGGGCCTGCTGCTGGGGCGTACCCTCCCGGCCATGGTGACCACGTTCGGGGCCATGGTGGCCCTGGCCATAACCTGGAGCCTCGTCCGGCCCATGTTCGGCACGACGACAATCGTGACCACCTCGGGCGGCCACGTCAACGAGGCGGACAGGCCCCCCTTGCCCGTCGGCTCGATCGAGGTCGACACCTCGTACATCGCCTCCAACGGATCCCTGCACGGCTGGGGCGCCTGCACGGACGTGGCCGACCGGGTCGCCTGCCTCCGGAACAAAGGCATTGTCGGCTGGTCCATGGAGTACCTGCCGCTGTCCCAGCTCGGTCCCATGCAGTGGGCTGCAACCGGTGCCCTGTCCCTCTTGATCGTACTCGTCGCGGCCCTGACCGTCCACGCCGCTCGGCGCACTCTCCGCTGA
- a CDS encoding ABC transporter ATP-binding protein: MDAAEAQTALEVRGVGRRFGRNWVLRNATFRLPAGRVCGLVGPNGAGKTTLLEILAGLRAATEGQATVFGAPAGSLGAREQTAFLAQEKPLFPRFTVAETLRLGQELNPHWDQRMAENFVRAGNVPLDAPVGRLSGGQRTRVALALALGKRPDLILLDEPMADLDPLVRQETTAALLGEVAERGITVVISSHLVSELDTLCDYLLLMTQGGLRLAGDVDEIISVHRLLSRPNDAMSALQGGLPAGLEHHTVVEAHWDRHYTNVLVRPQGPIDSTWQISAPTLEEVVLAYLRQGDSIPLISPQSHVVGMSPESAA; the protein is encoded by the coding sequence ATGGACGCCGCTGAGGCACAGACCGCGCTGGAAGTGCGAGGCGTGGGACGGCGTTTCGGACGGAATTGGGTGCTGCGGAATGCAACATTCCGCCTGCCGGCGGGACGAGTCTGCGGGCTGGTGGGACCTAACGGCGCGGGAAAGACGACACTGCTGGAGATCCTGGCGGGGCTGCGGGCGGCGACCGAGGGACAAGCCACGGTGTTCGGTGCACCAGCTGGCAGCCTGGGAGCCAGGGAGCAGACCGCGTTTCTCGCCCAGGAGAAGCCGCTGTTTCCGCGGTTTACGGTCGCCGAGACCCTGCGCCTGGGGCAGGAACTCAATCCCCACTGGGACCAGCGCATGGCGGAGAACTTCGTGCGCGCCGGAAATGTCCCCCTCGACGCGCCCGTGGGACGCCTCTCAGGCGGACAGCGCACCCGTGTCGCCCTCGCGCTAGCTCTGGGCAAACGGCCCGATCTGATTCTGCTGGACGAACCCATGGCCGACCTTGACCCCCTGGTTCGACAGGAGACCACCGCAGCGCTCTTGGGCGAGGTGGCCGAAAGGGGCATCACCGTCGTGATCTCCAGCCACCTCGTTTCCGAGCTGGACACGCTGTGCGACTACCTCCTGCTCATGACCCAGGGCGGGCTACGTCTGGCCGGGGACGTGGACGAGATCATCAGCGTGCACCGCCTGCTGAGCAGGCCCAACGACGCGATGTCCGCGCTCCAGGGTGGCCTGCCTGCCGGCCTTGAGCACCACACGGTCGTCGAGGCCCACTGGGACCGGCACTACACGAATGTCCTGGTGCGACCGCAGGGCCCCATCGACAGCACCTGGCAGATCAGCGCGCCCACTCTGGAGGAGGTCGTGCTTGCATACCTGCGGCAGGGCGATTCCATCCCCCTGATCAGCCCACAGTCTCACGTTGTCGGCATGAGTCCGGAGAGCGCGGCATGA
- a CDS encoding GntR family transcriptional regulator has protein sequence MRYHVERRRGVAAYQQIVDQTKRAIRSGELGVGDRLPTAREVAESCAVNPNTTLKAYRELEREGVVELRQGVGTFVCWAPARMGPGQDSPLYSELADWIGRALLADLDHDDIRGLVELALEKQCGLVEKPRLIGTEETGR, from the coding sequence ATGCGGTACCACGTCGAGAGACGCCGCGGGGTCGCGGCGTACCAGCAGATCGTCGACCAGACCAAACGGGCCATCAGGTCAGGCGAGTTGGGGGTGGGGGACCGGTTGCCCACAGCCCGCGAGGTTGCGGAGAGCTGTGCGGTGAACCCGAACACCACGCTCAAGGCGTACCGGGAGTTGGAGCGAGAGGGGGTCGTGGAGCTGCGTCAGGGGGTCGGCACCTTCGTGTGCTGGGCTCCGGCGCGGATGGGTCCTGGGCAGGACTCGCCGTTGTACAGCGAGCTCGCGGACTGGATCGGTCGGGCCCTGCTCGCCGATCTCGACCATGACGACATTCGAGGTCTAGTCGAACTTGCCTTGGAGAAACAGTGCGGCCTGGTGGAGAAGCCGAGGCTCATAGGTACGGAAGAAACGGGACGGTGA
- a CDS encoding DsbA family protein produces the protein MLEQTPAKSPVDFWFDPLCAWAWMTSRWILEVEKVRDIEVRWHVMSLAVLNESKMDQAPATLRELESSMWHPVRVVTAAWQKHGSEILGPLYTALGTRIHNEGMGLTTEAIIGALNEVGLPADLIDYADQENFEFEAELRASHGEGIEKVGQEVGTPVIAVSGLDGEQIAFFGPVVTPAPKGEEAAKLWDGTLLVASVPGFYELKRTRTKGPDFSNL, from the coding sequence ATGCTCGAACAGACCCCTGCCAAGAGCCCCGTCGATTTCTGGTTTGACCCGCTGTGTGCCTGGGCGTGGATGACCTCGCGGTGGATCCTGGAGGTGGAGAAGGTCAGGGACATCGAAGTCCGATGGCACGTCATGAGCCTGGCGGTGTTGAACGAGTCGAAGATGGACCAGGCGCCCGCCACGCTTCGCGAGCTGGAGAGTTCGATGTGGCATCCGGTGCGTGTGGTGACAGCAGCTTGGCAGAAGCATGGTTCAGAGATCCTCGGACCGCTCTACACCGCGCTAGGCACTCGCATCCACAACGAAGGAATGGGCCTGACGACGGAGGCGATCATTGGGGCCCTTAACGAGGTCGGCCTGCCCGCCGACCTCATCGACTACGCCGACCAGGAGAACTTCGAGTTCGAAGCTGAACTGCGCGCCTCCCACGGGGAGGGCATCGAGAAGGTCGGCCAGGAGGTAGGCACCCCTGTCATCGCCGTTTCAGGACTAGACGGCGAGCAGATCGCCTTCTTCGGTCCGGTCGTCACCCCCGCGCCTAAGGGGGAGGAAGCCGCCAAGCTCTGGGACGGCACGCTTCTAGTCGCCTCGGTCCCCGGTTTCTACGAGTTGAAGCGCACCCGGACTAAGGGCCCGGACTTCAGCAACCTGTAA